In Mugil cephalus isolate CIBA_MC_2020 chromosome 19, CIBA_Mcephalus_1.1, whole genome shotgun sequence, the genomic stretch gaattAGCTTGCCTGACCCAAATATTTTTGGGTTTTCTCCACTTTCCTTCTCTCCTAAATGCAAGCTCAAGTGAAATAAgtctgattaaaatgtttcatatttcatattaataCTGAGTTCCATAAAATCCCAGCACTATCTGCATCACATTAAGTGGACATTAACTCCTCTATGAACAACCAGGACATCCACAATGCATTTCACACCACATtggttagctagttagctagctagtcTGGAACACTAGTCAAACAGGGAGCATCTGGTTCATTAATTACATGGGACTTTCTGCTGTTAGCCAAGGGCTGAAGCTAACTGACTTTCTTCAAAAAGAAACTCTTATATCCATCCTTATCAGCTCTGTGTGCTTCACACACAGGATTTTTTGTTGGTGTGGGCGCTCCCTGTATGAACCGTGGAATGGATTGGATAAGGGGCTCGCTCTACCTCACACTATGAAGTGAAGAAAACAGACTTATGATCATATTTAACCCTTTGATGGGTGTTGTTACCATGCAGTTGAGCTTTTTTGTAGTTGTAGCAGGAGTAGACAACAAAATgcttcatttctcattttgtacccattttctaaAAATTGCcagtcattcaatttgtaagatacacaaatttgcccatgtgtgaacacattatatatacaaatatctaagctgtggcttttatactttttgagctaTCGTCCTTTTGAACAGATGATCATAgctcaaaaatatacatcatacagcttcagtatttatattctaTTAATCTGTAcaattgtgtgaacattttaatgatgataTGTCAAAAATACTCAGGTTCTATTATTATAGATTaacaataaatgatatttaatcatgactaataatatttttttagtgtggACGGattatcatatataattatttatttaaactcatattctggccactttatattgaatttgtcgGCACTTTTTTGTAAGAGAAGTAAAACCTTCCACGTGTTCCCACAATCTCCCCCCTCACgagtctcacctgtgtctcattttcCTATCAGTCTTCTTTTGTCTGTACGTCTTCATCTCTCTTTGTTGAGCTCGTCTGTTTCCCCTGGATGTTCTTCCACCTGTTTTCCTGCCGTTCACCTTCTTGTTTTTGAGGCGTCACAGTTTTCTTCAGTTGAATTGgggatttttgttgttgttgttgttggatttaGTCCTGGATTATGTGATTattttcacctgtgtctttttACCTCGCGTGTCTCCTCCCTCATAAGTCACAGCTGACTCTTTGGTCTGTCTTTGGTCACTTCATCTAGTTCCACCTGCCTCCTTTTCATGTTTCCATGGATGTTTATccatctgttttccttttgcaGTATCTCctagtattttgtgttttctttattttttggcagGTTATCATattctttttttgctgcttaATTACTCGCTTAATTCTAACAGAGCCTTttgtcattcatttgtttttcatgcatgaattatgaCAGCTATAGTCAGGGTTTTTCATAGATTTCTGGAGCCTGGCCATGTTAAGTtttttagagatttttttttttttgtctggctgTTGTGCTGCCATTTAAGAGGGGGCACAACCATTTATTGCATTGGCTTCTATTTAATTCTATGTGTGAAAGGGTTAAGGCTCATTTTACTGTATTAAACTAGAtgtttagaatatatttaattttcacaaaCTTAAGTCGATTAAGTCATAAAcatgtgaatatatttaaataattcagacAGTGCTAGAGTGTATAAGGTCCTTTAAGTAAGAGATTATGGCACGGTTATATTGAACTGGGTGAAAGTGTCCTGGAGTACCTAAGAAATGGccattgtgtttaaaaaatttttttgtgtgacagGTTTAATTATTAAAGAATTACCCAGCGtccacaataaaataaacaaattatgaCAGAAAAGATATGTGGGTGGCTTGAACacaaaaaaggggaaaaaaataacaagagactcaacatgaaaatgtttctttattcatattatgtcattttttttaaagttcctTTTGTGTATCAAGTATCATGTCATGAAAATATTCCACTGTCCCAGTCCTCTCAGTCTTGCCCTTCCTCCATAATCTGCTCTTTTGTGTGGAATTCACAGAACGAGGTGACACCGTCAGCTTGGCCTAAGCTTATTATTTCCCGGCAAAATGAGAAGCGCAGGTCCACCCCATAttccaccctcccctcccctccctccttcggTTGCTCAGgcactcccccctcccctcccgcccCCAGCATCCCCGTCCGTGTGCACATTCCAGATGTCCTGCAATGACCAGCAGCAGGTTTAAATGGGACCTGATCTCCAGAGGAAAAGTAGCCGGCGGCAGGCACGTACGTATGTACGTACGCGTGCACACGTAAAACTCCCGTAGGCTTTTCCCCGCCCCTCAGATCTGTCCCGCTTTGTACCCATTAGCAAATCCGCAGACGTTTGGTTTTAAGGCGACATAAATACACTTCATCAATATACAGTCATTATACAGATATTCTACACGGATCCTCGTGGCCTCATGCACCATCATGCACACACGCACCACTTGCTACTGAATCTTGCAGCCGGCTCGATAATGTCCTCAGTGTTGACAAAACTCTCGAtgcccccccccttttttcacAGTTATGACCCACAAGTGCGCCTCACAAACGCGGCCGGTACTTTCTTTGCAGCCAATTGTTGTTCTGCGCTACATCAGAATGAAGCAGTTGTGGGGAAATTGTCAGACGAACTATTGGAggattgtttttttggttttttaaaaTGGCAACTCATTTACTTAGTCTAAAATTCCCATTAGCATTATtggcatatttatatatatattttttaattagagaTTTATGGCACTGACTCACTCTGCAAGTCCTCCAAAGGATTTTTACAAGCTAAGAAACATTCGATCAGCTTAAAACGTGCCATCTGAAAGTCAGTCAAACCCCAGTAGCGTCTaactataaaatatttacagtacaggctcgtttttttcttttttggtcatGGGTAAATGTAACAGCACAAAAGCACAGGCACATATACAGCATACTCTCCCGGGTTAAAGGGTACGCACACCGACGGGACGGGACATTCAGTACCAACATGTGGAGACTAAACAAACACGTAAGTgcaaggaaaaagaaaagacaaaaaaaaaaaaaaatcttaatacAAAATATCACACGTCGATTGCCTTAAATATCAGATAAACATTTTAAGTATTACTTTAAATTCTCTCGATGGCGGAGTTTCTCTGCATTGTTTCCCACTTTGTACATGACACAGAGTTACGCTGACACTTTGGTTAGATGTTAAAAGTGAGTAAAAGCAGAGGAGTATGACATGGTCTTCGTGTATTACTAGGTCCAAGGTTGGCGTTATGTTTTCATCTTGCCTTCCTTGCTATCTACCTAAACGTAAAGTAGTACCATCTGTCGTCGTAAGACCGCGGAGAATTGTCCCTTCGCTTGATGAATGAGCACCACGAAAGCTTGAGTAGGCCGTACACAGTTCATGAATAGTTTAAATAAGGCTATATACAGATAATGTCGCTCTGGCATCACTCCAGGTGATGtctacatttacactgatgactcctcctgtttattaaattaaaccacCTCCGTCGTCATTTCCCAATTTGCCTCCCTCAGTCAGCAGCCATAAGATCTAAGTTCACATCATCACATGATAAGACTGTTTCCAGCCTTCACCGCTCTCTCagcctccccccacctccttcaCTGGATCCAGATGGGGTTGTTGCGGTCGGGTCTGCGGGGGTCGGCGACCGCCGCGTTGCCGGTGGCGGTGAGGTCACTGAACGTCGAGAAGAACTGCTCCATCTCCTTCTGCAGCATCTGGTTTCGCCGCTCGGCGTCGTCTTTGGCCCGCTCGGCGTTGCGCAGCTTGATCTCCGCCATGGTGTACTTCTTCCTCTCCTGGTCCAGCTCCTCGTGGAGGCTCACCATCTCCGCCTCCAGCTCCATGTTGCGCTGCTCCAAGCTgcgaaaggaggaggaggaggaggtagaaacAAGATTATGAAAATGGATAGTGGCGCCTGCAGTGAACTGGCAACGTCCCATCTGAGAGCATAAAGCAAGTTAGTCACAGCTgcagttcattttaatttccttaaTGACCGATAATAAATTACATGCAGCAGCCGAAGTCACTGTTGAGAGACAAATCATGTACTGGAGGGAAATCTGTTTTAAGAGTTAGCCAGTGGGCTGTTAGCTTAGCCTTCAAACATCGTAAAGCTCTGCTTTTTGCATTACTAAGTGAAAAATGACATAACAATAACTTCACACAGAGAGTAAAGTAGTTTACTACtttcaaaatatttaaagtgttaGCTGTACCTCCCATGTAGCTAACTGAACCAAGTGAGACAGCTAGCTTAGCCTAGAgacagctaacgttagcttgctAGTTAATGCCAGTTGTCTAAGATATAATacagtcataataataataatgaggaaaatcttgaagacattttattaaacttttatgacaacaacacaacatggTTCAATTCATGGTTAACACCTGATATTGACCTCATGAAGTAATTTAGATGTAAGCTGGATGCAACACTGGTGCccaataatcaaataaaataattcccACATTCACAACCCACCTCTTTATCCTGGACTCGTACTCCGTCTTCTGCTTGTGCATCTCTTGTTTAAGACTGGCCACTAGACTGTGCAGAGCGCTGTGGCTGCCAGGTCCATTACCAACGGTGAAGCCATCGCTATTGTCGCTACTGCTGGTGCCCCGACTGCTCCTCcctgctccatctccacctccttctctgtTGCTGTTCCTgccctctccgtctcctcctcctcctcctcctcctcctcctccgccggaCTGGGGAGGCTCGTTATCTTGCGCTGGTCCATCCAAGTCTTCATAGTGGCCTCCGTAGAAGTCCTGCTCTGggcaggtggtggtggaggagcggCAGGAGGTGGAGTTGTCGGGAAGGGAGATTTCGCAGGAGGACGTGGACCAGGTGGCGCTGTCCACGCTCTGCTTGTCCTCACAGCCGGTGTTCAGACACGTGTTGGCTAtctggttctgctgctgcaggttcTGGTGGTTTAACTGGACGTTGTCGTACGTCGACAGGCGGTTCTGATTGGCCGTTTGATCCCCGTTGGAGCAGTCGCGCGTTTTGTTGCTCTCCCGCAGCATGACACAGCCGTTCGGTACCCACAGGCTGTTGCGGCAGTTCAAACTCCCCGTGACCATGTCGGTGCCGGAAATGCCCATGCGCACGACCCCGGCGCCGTTCCCCGCGGTGCCGTTTCCGCTCGTCACGCCGCTGGTGCCCATCTTCGTGCCTGAGCCTTTGAGCGTTCCGCTGCGGCGCACCGGCAAACTCCCACCTCCGATCAGGGTCTGGCTCTTCTCCAGACTGGGATCTGAAGAGGGCGAGGAGCTGAAGGAGCCGTTCGTGACAATCCCGCTGCCCTTGCTGAAGGCCGGGTTCTTCTTCACGGTCAGCGGGGGACTGCGGGTGATGTCGAAGCGTCCTATGACGCCGTTGCGAGGGCTCGCTGACCGCGGGGAGCCCGAGTTGTCGACCTGCTGGCGGTGTGAGGGAGAATCGGGGGCTTCCCAAACACACTGCCGCATCACGTGCGTGTTGTTGTTCTCTGCGTTCTGAGACACTGTAGTGATGGCGGAGGTAGTCATGGCGGCTTGTCGCCGCGGCAGTtcgatgttgttgttgacgAGCTCGAGGCTCGTGGGGCTGTCTTCGTCTCGGGGGAATAACACGTCGTGGCGGCCGATCAGAACCGCCATGAGCTGCTGGACCAGAACAGTAcctaatgaaaatgaaacagcacGTCATTATCTGGCCTTTTCAAACCGTCATCCATCACGACAAATCACTGGAAATGAAGACTTGAACGCTGACCTTCCATAATTGCTACTGGATCCTCAATTTTTGGCCTCAGGATATTTGGCCCAAAGACTGTAGCCAAGTTCTGGACGCTCATTTTATTCACTCCCGAATACGACTGGACTTCGTCAAGAAATCTAGGATGAAGAAACACATTAGCTCTACAAAGGGTGCTATGTGAAATCTTATCCACTTTAAGCTGTTCAGTCCATCCATACCTGCAGATGTACTTGAGGAGGTTGTAGTTCACTGGAGGTAGACTTTCCACAAGCTTTCTCAACTCCTTCATACCCTGCAGATAAAACATGGTTTCAATTTATGTATTTCAATCAAGACCAGTTATTCACTGgtcaaagagaaaaacaaatctgtggaAAAAAGCATGCAACAGCTGGCGAGTTATAGGTGTTGGCAAGTGCAAGATGAACacgcagagagaaaaaaaacacgtacCACCTGTGTCTGTCGCAATAATCACAGCCCATATAACTTTACGGTTTTATTATAGGCTGCATATATGAGGCCCATTAAAAGAATTTTATGAAAATAAGGATTTATGTTTTATAGATGAAAACAAGGTGATtaaaatattcatctttttcatattaaaacaaTTAGCATTGCCATGAGAacctttttttataaataaaaatgaaaaaataaatattaacctCATGAGACcatgcgtcctcatatggggacattaagttttaggttttattgcagcttattgtgcttcatttaaacccattgtcctcattagtggacgctttagtctgccatctagtggtagcaaaggttaaaactcatttatgcttattaacatttctagtttgatatgatgggcaaatttaacaaattagcaatttttgctaattagcaagtactcgtttgaggacgtggGGACTTTATTGTTCGCAATTCTGTCACTGCACAGCCAttttcaggtattaaaataaacagttttatattttgtcacacattggtgactgtagtataatataaataatgaaataatcgcagtgtccacatatgaggacattgctgatgatgcttagtttttacacatcttaggtcctactgatcccaaacaccttggaggaattaaaaatgcataccaaacaaaagctcaggtctcaggaggttaatcaaTTTGACCATTTATATGCTGCTCACATTTATGCACCACTGAATCTCAAGTGATTTTGCAGGGTCACGCAGGACCAGGAACATGTATTCAAACCTTAACTGGTAAAGTTAAGTTTCTTTCCATTAAAGATgcgattttctttttcttttattattacacTGTTCCATTTTCACTTCAAAGTCCTGAAAGCTTAAAAGGCAGAGAAGCTCTCACCTGCACTAAAAACATATTTCTGGACTTACGGATAGGAACacaccatacacacacacaaaagccgCAGACTTGGGTTTTCAAACGGTGAAGGTGTTTTGGACACCGTGAGGAAGCAAAATACTTCTGGTCGACCGCGCCTCATGACAGCACAACAAAGTCACTGTGTGAGAATCAGTGGGGCGTGGATGACTGGGAGGAAAGAGACCTGATTTATGGCCTCACAACAGGACTTTCAGTACCAACTTTTGTTGACATACATATAAACTGAGTTTAAAATTATATACGCCTGGGGATAAAAAAGTGTGAAAGGCAATTTGTAGGTAGGTAtgggggggtgaaaaaaaggaAGTCACCATGTTCTCTTTCTTACCATTTCATCATCTTTGCTGAGGAGCTTTGCACAGGCCAGGAACTCATCATACTTTTGGAAGGGGATGACGGGCTCCGGCAGCTCTCTGAGATAA encodes the following:
- the arhgap24 gene encoding rho GTPase-activating protein 24 isoform X4, whose product is MTANHETYLLMASTQNDMEDWVKTIRRVIWAPFGGGIFGQKLEETVRYERRFGNKLAPMLVEQCVDFIRQWGLREEGLFRLPGQANLVKELQDAFDCGEKPSFDCNTDVHTVASLLKLYLRELPEPVIPFQKYDEFLACAKLLSKDDEMGMKELRKLVESLPPVNYNLLKYICRFLDEVQSYSGVNKMSVQNLATVFGPNILRPKIEDPVAIMEGTVLVQQLMAVLIGRHDVLFPRDEDSPTSLELVNNNIELPRRQAAMTTSAITTVSQNAENNNTHVMRQCVWEAPDSPSHRQQVDNSGSPRSASPRNGVIGRFDITRSPPLTVKKNPAFSKGSGIVTNGSFSSSPSSDPSLEKSQTLIGGGSLPVRRSGTLKGSGTKMGTSGVTSGNGTAGNGAGVVRMGISGTDMVTGSLNCRNSLWVPNGCVMLRESNKTRDCSNGDQTANQNRLSTYDNVQLNHQNLQQQNQIANTCLNTGCEDKQSVDSATWSTSSCEISLPDNSTSCRSSTTTCPEQDFYGGHYEDLDGPAQDNEPPQSGGGGGGGGGGGDGEGRNSNREGGGDGAGRSSRGTSSSDNSDGFTVGNGPGSHSALHSLVASLKQEMHKQKTEYESRIKSLEQRNMELEAEMVSLHEELDQERKKYTMAEIKLRNAERAKDDAERRNQMLQKEMEQFFSTFSDLTATGNAAVADPRRPDRNNPIWIQ
- the arhgap24 gene encoding rho GTPase-activating protein 24 isoform X3; amino-acid sequence: MDLNSNPGGDRERMTANHETYLLMASTQNDMEDWVKTIRRVIWAPFGGGIFGQKLEETVRYERRFGNKLAPMLVEQCVDFIRQWGLREEGLFRLPGQANLVKELQDAFDCGEKPSFDCNTDVHTVASLLKLYLRELPEPVIPFQKYDEFLACAKLLSKDDEMGMKELRKLVESLPPVNYNLLKYICRFLDEVQSYSGVNKMSVQNLATVFGPNILRPKIEDPVAIMEGTVLVQQLMAVLIGRHDVLFPRDEDSPTSLELVNNNIELPRRQAAMTTSAITTVSQNAENNNTHVMRQCVWEAPDSPSHRQQVDNSGSPRSASPRNGVIGRFDITRSPPLTVKKNPAFSKGSGIVTNGSFSSSPSSDPSLEKSQTLIGGGSLPVRRSGTLKGSGTKMGTSGVTSGNGTAGNGAGVVRMGISGTDMVTGSLNCRNSLWVPNGCVMLRESNKTRDCSNGDQTANQNRLSTYDNVQLNHQNLQQQNQIANTCLNTGCEDKQSVDSATWSTSSCEISLPDNSTSCRSSTTTCPEQDFYGGHYEDLDGPAQDNEPPQSGGGGGGGGGGGDGEGRNSNREGGGDGAGRSSRGTSSSDNSDGFTVGNGPGSHSALHSLVASLKQEMHKQKTEYESRIKSLEQRNMELEAEMVSLHEELDQERKKYTMAEIKLRNAERAKDDAERRNQMLQKEMEQFFSTFSDLTATGNAAVADPRRPDRNNPIWIQ
- the arhgap24 gene encoding rho GTPase-activating protein 24 isoform X1, translating into MDDQCVSHSSPQRGAGQAGTEVQRPNVVRCGWLRKQGGFVKTWHSRWFVLRGDQLYYYKDEEETKALGAIFLPGNRVTEHPTSGDEGGKFLFEVIPGGDRERMTANHETYLLMASTQNDMEDWVKTIRRVIWAPFGGGIFGQKLEETVRYERRFGNKLAPMLVEQCVDFIRQWGLREEGLFRLPGQANLVKELQDAFDCGEKPSFDCNTDVHTVASLLKLYLRELPEPVIPFQKYDEFLACAKLLSKDDEMGMKELRKLVESLPPVNYNLLKYICRFLDEVQSYSGVNKMSVQNLATVFGPNILRPKIEDPVAIMEGTVLVQQLMAVLIGRHDVLFPRDEDSPTSLELVNNNIELPRRQAAMTTSAITTVSQNAENNNTHVMRQCVWEAPDSPSHRQQVDNSGSPRSASPRNGVIGRFDITRSPPLTVKKNPAFSKGSGIVTNGSFSSSPSSDPSLEKSQTLIGGGSLPVRRSGTLKGSGTKMGTSGVTSGNGTAGNGAGVVRMGISGTDMVTGSLNCRNSLWVPNGCVMLRESNKTRDCSNGDQTANQNRLSTYDNVQLNHQNLQQQNQIANTCLNTGCEDKQSVDSATWSTSSCEISLPDNSTSCRSSTTTCPEQDFYGGHYEDLDGPAQDNEPPQSGGGGGGGGGGGDGEGRNSNREGGGDGAGRSSRGTSSSDNSDGFTVGNGPGSHSALHSLVASLKQEMHKQKTEYESRIKSLEQRNMELEAEMVSLHEELDQERKKYTMAEIKLRNAERAKDDAERRNQMLQKEMEQFFSTFSDLTATGNAAVADPRRPDRNNPIWIQ
- the arhgap24 gene encoding rho GTPase-activating protein 24 isoform X2 — translated: MEVVHQAIHNLPQYGLSELLSSHQGGDRERMTANHETYLLMASTQNDMEDWVKTIRRVIWAPFGGGIFGQKLEETVRYERRFGNKLAPMLVEQCVDFIRQWGLREEGLFRLPGQANLVKELQDAFDCGEKPSFDCNTDVHTVASLLKLYLRELPEPVIPFQKYDEFLACAKLLSKDDEMGMKELRKLVESLPPVNYNLLKYICRFLDEVQSYSGVNKMSVQNLATVFGPNILRPKIEDPVAIMEGTVLVQQLMAVLIGRHDVLFPRDEDSPTSLELVNNNIELPRRQAAMTTSAITTVSQNAENNNTHVMRQCVWEAPDSPSHRQQVDNSGSPRSASPRNGVIGRFDITRSPPLTVKKNPAFSKGSGIVTNGSFSSSPSSDPSLEKSQTLIGGGSLPVRRSGTLKGSGTKMGTSGVTSGNGTAGNGAGVVRMGISGTDMVTGSLNCRNSLWVPNGCVMLRESNKTRDCSNGDQTANQNRLSTYDNVQLNHQNLQQQNQIANTCLNTGCEDKQSVDSATWSTSSCEISLPDNSTSCRSSTTTCPEQDFYGGHYEDLDGPAQDNEPPQSGGGGGGGGGGGDGEGRNSNREGGGDGAGRSSRGTSSSDNSDGFTVGNGPGSHSALHSLVASLKQEMHKQKTEYESRIKSLEQRNMELEAEMVSLHEELDQERKKYTMAEIKLRNAERAKDDAERRNQMLQKEMEQFFSTFSDLTATGNAAVADPRRPDRNNPIWIQ